Proteins found in one Plasmodium malariae genome assembly, chromosome: 13 genomic segment:
- the PPP1 gene encoding peripheral plastid protein 1, putative: protein MVSFMKKGIIYISILFVLINYMCKHFRGCNVTSVARVLSDHKVKKCIYVNSTKLQNGINKRIKNYRPLYYINNRRTRRNQSYKLSKHKVCTLFPFFSSKRDDKNDKNVKYNKNNKYDKNDKYDKNDKYDKNDKDNKNDKDNKNDKDNKNDKDNKQGEHVNITESSKGNINQNKKNEKKLGVESNGSTESLQKDSNQVSSNEKVNSQQRNRSDGSRIEGKEQKEETLARSDSSDGRGDNEERTNSSVRRNNIVLSIKLKGMEEEEEEERVNSKEALKNINKYRKHLDMLKDKIIIAFSSIFCSYTRKIEKKENFKSFYESILSNFERNYCKYTFLEDILNMKNEKTQKEYLLNNYSYFVDIINIIEEQLYNIFLFKIQIVKAKALNDIKDLLSDKVDKIDKAVKADKAVKADKAVKADKADRADRADNIDYISYINSINKIFRTYEQELKSLIPPNFEFSIYNKIREKDKNNFLLNSTYQIPVEKYKKILNDNVEHVKMFCKDLTRKKKKNAYKDIEKNKNYQNILQVIDNQQKQIEALQEQLESSIENVNGKYSPFHCALAYRIPDTNLNISTQYMKGKFNIKLNCIPDDSLHLLGSYGFVKALPYGNLGLSLSLNF from the coding sequence ATGGTAtcttttatgaaaaaaggaattatatacatatcgATTTTATTCGTATTAATAAACTATATGTGTAAACATTTTAGAGGATGTAATGTAACAAGCGTAGCAAGAGTACTGAGTGACCACAAGGTAAAGAAATGCATTTACGTCAATAGTACTAAATTACAAAATGGTATAAACAAGCGTATTAAGAACTATCGTccattgtattatattaataacagAAGGACGAGAAGAAATCAGAGTTACAAACTGAGCAAGCACAAGGTGTGTACATTATTCCCCTTCTTCAGTAGCAAGCGGGATGATAAAAACGATAAGaatgttaaatataacaaGAATAATAAGTATGATAAGAATGATAAGTATGATAAGAATGATAAGTATGATAAGAATGATAAGGATAATAAGAATGATAAGGATAATAAGAATGATAAGGATAATAAGAATGATAAGGATAATAAGCAAGGCGAACATGTAAACATCACTGAGAGTAGTAAAGGAAACATTAAccagaacaaaaaaaatgaaaaaaaattgggtGTCGAATCGAATGGAAGCACTGAGAGTTTGCAGAAGGACAGCAACCAGGTGAGCTCTAATGAAAAGGTAAATTCACAGCAGAGGAATAGAAGCGATGGTAGTAGAATCGAGGGTAAGGAGCAAAAGGAGGAAACGCTTGCAAGAAGTGATAGTAGCGATGGTAGGGGAGACAATGAAGAAAGAACAAACAGCAGTGTACGGCGTAATAATATTGTCTTGTCTATAAAACTTAAAGGCatggaagaagaagaagaagaggaaaGGGTCAATTCAAAAGAAgcacttaaaaatataaataaatatagaaaacaTTTAGACAtgttaaaagataaaattataattgcATTTAGCagtatattttgttcatatacaagaaaaatagaaaagaagGAAAACTTCAAATCGTTTTATGAAAGCATACTGAGCAATTTTGAAAGGAACTACTGTAAGTATACATTCCTAGAAGATATtctaaatatgaaaaatgaaaaaacacaAAAGGAGTATCTGTTAAATAACTACAGTTATTTTGttgatataattaatattattgaaGAACAACTATATaacattttcctttttaagaTCCAAATAGTAAAAGCAAAAGCgttaaatgatataaaagaTCTTTTATCAGATAAAGTAGATAAAATAGATAAAGCAGTTAAAGCAGATAAAGCAGTTAAAGCAGATAAAGCAGTTAAAGCAGACAAAGCAGATAGAGCAGATAGAGCAGATAACATAGATTacatatcatatataaatagtattaataaaatatttcgaACATATGAACAAGAGTTAAAAAGTTTGATCCCACctaattttgaattttctatatataataaaattagggaaaaggacaaaaataatttcttattaaaTTCGACTTATCAAATACCcgttgaaaaatataaaaaaattttaaatgacaATGTTGAGCATGTGAAAATGTTTTGTAAAGACTTAaccaggaaaaaaaaaaaaaatgcatataaagatatagaaaaaaataaaaattatcaaaatattttgcaAGTAATTGATAATCAACAAAAACAAATTGAAGCATTACAGGAACAACTAGAATCTTCTATTGAAAATgtaaatggaaaatattcCCCTTTTCATTGTGCACTTGCCTATAGAATACCTGACACTAATTTGAATATATCAACACAATATATGAAAGGAAAatttaacataaaattaaattgcaTTCCTGATGATTCTTTGCATTTACTGGGATCCTATGGGTTTGTCAAGGCGCTACCTTATGGTAACCTGGGCTTATCCCTCTCCCTGAACTTTTGA
- the PmUG01_13022200 gene encoding conserved Plasmodium protein, unknown function, which translates to MNTSSFLSIFLYVLDLIYTFHTEGKEHVSIIHKEEKRDIVPKSWLHLIKECVDLIKDVYNLKDTIVDENDLIIWSDGKRMDEKYFESKSFKRGAKMVYVFLSSNISGENCFTRENVYRKISDEIEKYKNAIKGHFQIYDKEYDEWASMKEILKLLIKSKDLRDLLVDIKTDEQVEMVRRKILELTQENKNYQIFADMLKDNKTIYNILNDMNEWKIFVMENLENIKKLIEPYYPHSNNTDL; encoded by the exons ATGAATACGTCGTCTTTCCTAAGCATTTTCTTGTACGTATTGGATCTGATTTATACGTTCCACACT GAGGGGAAGGAACACGTTTCCATAATacataaagaagaaaaaagagatatAGTACCCAAGTCGTGgttacatttaataaaagaatgtGTCGACTTAATTAAAGATGTGTATAACTTAAAAGATACAATTGTAGATGAAAACGATTTGATTATCTGGAGTGATGGAAAAAGAATGGACGAAAAGTATTTCGAATCTAAGAGTTTCAAAAGGGGAGCTAAAATGGTGTACGTATTCTTGTCTAGTAAC ATCTCGGGCGAAAACTGCTTTACAAGGGAAAATGTCTACAGAAAAATCTCAGATGAGatagaaaaatacaaaaatgcaATTAAGGGGCACTTTCAAATTTACGATAAAGAATATGATGAATGGGCATCAATGaaggaaatattaaaattgttaataaaatcCAAAGACTTACGAGATTTGCTAGTAGACATTAAAACAGACGAACAAGTTGAAATGGTCAGGCGAAAAATTCTTGAACTAACacaagaaaataaaaactacCAAATATTTGCTGATATGctaaaagataataaaacgatttataatatactaaATGATATGAACGAGTGGAAAATTTTCGTAATGGaaaatttggaaaatataaaaaagttgaTTGAGCCTTACTATCCGCATAGTAATAATACCGATTTATAA
- the PmUG01_13022300 gene encoding eukaryotic translation initiation factor eIF2A, putative has translation MSKEDESNNNLYFLALSKNKVTVYEYNTALSKNIIDDINEEIKKDGEIRNSKVNVLHEEDDDNNNNSCSNNNNSNHGSNNNDNNRSKPSAGRKNDKSVEDREKNNLNGTPSDNQLKKSVSKFNDFLINRGINIYKEYNDVEIATCTHDYKKIILVRKSKLNVAEIIDMQNKDKEVIYIKTKTQIKRIVTSPRDNYIVLHCQYKPDVVSTNLYVYKISGKLGKKKKKKDKKDEMGENHTEQREWNKIIASNSEGQMNKRVGDGKGETTNAANTNQKTNSHENNDNKEKSESIYYNEMLICERTLKSYSNKNWPFFKWNESESVCVCLNNSQINIYKDNNLSVPADKLKLDNIEYFDLSPDLVNKKGNLLITYEQGSKGNPSVFKIFNMDNLNKHIYSKNFFNSDEIKIKWNKNGTSLLLQIHTQVDKEKQSYYGSSNLYFIDTVTLKDVNIMTNKGLIYDTIWSYNQNKFYVCKGEIPAEIVVHDKNANVSYSYGRHKYNTLKLNCNEKLLLTGGFGNLSGDISIWNTSNKKEITKTKSSCAVICEFFNDGTHFITATTHPRLRVDNNIKIYKYNGLIVSRINFEELYNVIILPFNKIKFQETDATLGTYVDNSHLQFYINKQLGIDSKKTGIYRAPRSTGLIRLNGNLSSKIEKSKSNLPPGCNFVIEEKTYKKKKKKKKTQRKKKRGRNFNFF, from the coding sequence ATGTCGAAAGAGGATGAAAGCAACAACAACTTGTACTTCCTAGCTTTAAGTAAAAACAAAGTAACTGTATACGAATATAATACTGCGTTGAGTAAGAACATTATAGATgatataaatgaagaaataaaaaaagatggGGAAATAAGAAATAGCAAAGTTAATGTATTGCACGAGGAggatgatgataataataataatagctgCAGTAATAACAACAACAGTAACCATGGCAGTAACAACAATGATAACAACAGGAGTAAGCCTAGTGCTGGTaggaaaaatgataaaagtGTAGAGGACAGGGAAAAGAACAATTTGAATGGTACTCCTAGTGATAACCAGCTAAAAAAATCGGTGAGCAAATTTAATgactttttaattaatagagggataaatatatataaagaatataatgaTGTAGAGATAGCTACATGCACACatgattataaaaaaataattcttgtTAGAAAATCTAAGCTCAATGTAGCAGAAATTATTGATATgcaaaataaagataaagaagttatttatataaaaacaaaaacgcAAATAAAGAGAATTGTAACGAGTCCAAGAGATAACTACATAGTCCTACATTGTCAATATAAGCCTGATGTTGTTAGTACCAATTTGTATGTGTATAAAATTAGCGGGAAATTaggaaagaagaaaaagaaaaaggacaAAAAGGACGAGATGGGGGAGAACCACACGGAGCAGAGGGAGTGGAATAAAATCATAGCCTCTAATAGCGAAGGTCAAATGAACAAGCGGGTTGGCGATGGGAAAGGTGAAACTACTAACGCTGCTAACACGAATCAGAAGACTAACTCACATGAAAATAACgataataaggaaaaaagtgaaagcatatattataacgAAATGCTAATATGCGAGCGTACATTAAAAAGTTATAGCAATAAAAATTGGCCTTTCTTTAAATGGAATGAGAGTGAATCAGTTTGCGTTTGTTTAAATAACAGTcagataaatatttataaagataACAACTTAAGTGTACCTGcagataaattaaaattagatAATATCgaatattttgatttatcACCTGACcttgttaataaaaagggaaatttGTTAATTACATATGAACAAGGAAGTAAAGGAAATCCATccgtttttaaaatttttaacatggataatttaaataaacatatttactcaaaaaatttttttaactctgatgaaataaaaataaaatggaataaaaatggaacttccttattattacaaatacatacacaAGTAGATAAAGAGAAACAGTCCTACTACGGTTCgagtaatttatatttcatagaCACAGTAACATTAAAAGATGTTAATATAATGACGAATAAAGGATTAATATATGATACTATATGGTCATATAATcagaataaattttatgtatgtaaagGAGAAATACCAGCAGAAATTGTTGTACATGATAAGAATGCAAATGTATCTTATTCATATGGAagacataaatataatacactaaaattaaattgtaatgaaaaattattattaacaggAGGATTTGGTAATTTAAGTGGAGATATATCTATATGGAATacatcaaataaaaaagaaattacaaAGACAAAATCATCATGTGCTGTTATATGTGAATTTTTCAATGATGGAACACATTTTATAACTGCTACTACACATCCAAGATTAAGAGTTGATaacaacataaaaatttataaatataatggtTTAATTGTCAGTCGAATAAATTttgaagaattatataatgttataattttaccatttaataaaattaaatttcaaGAAACGGATGCTACTTTAGGTACTTATGTTGATAACTCacatttacaattttatattaataaacagTTAGGTATCGATTCAAAAAAAACTGGTATATACAGAGCACCTAGATCAACTGGTTTGATTAGGTTAAATGGAAATTTATCATCGAAAATAGAAAAGTCAAAATCGAACTTACCTCCAGGGTGTAATTTTGTTATTgaagaaaaaacatataaaaaaaaaaaaaaaaaaaaaaaaacccaaaggaaaaaaaaaagagggagaaattttaattttttttga
- the PmUG01_13022400 gene encoding HSP40, subfamily A, putative, producing the protein MFFSSGFPFDSMGGQQARRKREVNNSKYYEILNLKKNCTTDEVKKAYRKLAIIHHPDKGGDPEKFKEISRAYEILADEEKRKLYDEYGEEGLENGEQPADATDLFDFILNAGKGKKKRGEDIVSEVKVTLEQLYNGATKKLAISKDVICSNCEGHGGPKDAKVDCKQCNGRGTKTYMRYHSSVLHQTEVTCNGCRGKGKIFNEKDKCVNCKGGCVLKTRKIIEVYIPKGAPNKHKIVFNGEADEKPNVITGNLVVILNEKQHPVFRREGVDLFMSHKISLYESLTGFIAEINHLDERKILVDCTNTGFIRHGDIREIVDEGMPTYKDPFKKGNLYLTFEVEYPMDLIITNEKKEILKILKKQNESEKKYDLENSECEVVTCQAVDKEYIKQRVSKKQQQEAYEDEEHQPEMEGGRVACAQQ; encoded by the exons atgtttttctcTTCTGGTTTTCCATTTGATTCTATGGGTGGGCAACAAGCCCGTAGAAAAAGAGAa gtaaataattcaaaatattatgaaattttgaatttaaaaaaaaattgtaccaCCGATGAAGTTAAAAAGGCTTACAGAAAGCTTGCCATAATACATCATCCTGATAAAGGTGGAGATCCAGAAAAGTTTAAAGAAATATCAAGAGCATATGAAATATTAGCtgatgaagaaaaaagaaaattgtaTGATGAATATGGTGAAGAAGGATTGGAAAATGGGGAACAACCTGCTGATGCAACAGatttatttgattttatattaaatgcaggaaaaggaaaaaaaaaaagaggtgAAGATATTGTAAGTGAGGTAAAGGTTACTCTTGAGCAGTTATATAATGGCGCAACAAAAAAGCTAGCTATTAGTAAAGATGTTATATGTTCCAATTGTGAAGGTCATGGTGGTCCAAAGGATGCAAAAGTTGATTGTAAACAATGCAATGGAAGAGGAACAAAAACATACATGAGATATCACTCAAGTGTTTTGCATCAAACTGAAGTAACATGTAATGGATGTAGAGGAAAGGGGAAAATATTTAACGAGAAAGATAAATGTGTTAATTGTAAAGGAGGATGTGTATTAAAAACgagaaaaattatagaagTGTATATACCTAAAGGTGCACCTAATAAACACAAAATTGTATTTAATGGAGAAGCTGATGAAAAGCCAAATGTAATTACTGGTAATTTAGttgttatattaaatgaGAAACAGCATCCTGTATTTAGAAGAGAGGGAGTAGACTTATTTATGAGTcataaaatttctttataCGAATCATTGACAGGTTTTATTGCTGAAATAAATCATCTTGATGAAAGGAAAATTCTAGTAGATTGTACAAATACAGGTTTTATAAGACATGGTGATATAAGAGAAATAGTAGATGAAGGAATGCCAACATACAAGGatccttttaaaaaaggaaatttatACTTAACCTTTGAAGTGGAATACCCAATGGatttaattattactaatgaaaagaaagaaattttgaaaattttaaaaaaacaaaatgaaagcGAAAAGAAATACGACCTGGAAAATAGTGAATGTGAAGTTGTTACTTGTCAAGCTGTTGACAAAGAGTACATAAAACAGAGGGTAAGCAAAAAGCAGCAACAGGAGGCTTATGAGGATGAGGAGCATCAGCCGGAAATGGAAGGAGGAAGGGTTGCTTGTGCACAGCAGTAG
- the TRAPPC5 gene encoding trafficking protein particle complex subunit 5, putative — protein MNKNKISVEKELNKVKQDVSLSAFSILFSEMVQYCLYKSKRGYRIEDCLHEMGLRVGYKLNEYLTYKNKVKRSINIINILTFISKYVWKYLFQHSSDLLKSQDSIYEYMICDKNILLNKFINVPKDYGNINCASFAAGIVEGFLCSSEFQAEVTAHTIYENDNNYNTTIFIKFYPEVVEREKNH, from the coding sequence atgaaCAAGAACAAAATTTCTGTAGAAAAAGAGctaaataaagtaaaacaaGATGTGAGCCTAAGCGCATTTAGTATCTTATTCAGTGAAATGGTGCAATATTGTTTATACAAAAGTAAAAGAGGTTATAGGATCGAAGATTGTTTACACGAAATGGGATTACGCGTAGgctataaattaaatgaatacctaacatataaaaataaagtgaaaagaagtataaatattattaatatacttacatttatttcaaaatatgtatggaaatatttattcCAGCATTCTTCGGATTTACTTAAATCACAGGAcagtatatatgaatatatgatatgcgataaaaatattttacttaacaaatttataaacGTACCAAAAGATTATGGAAATATAAATTGCGCTTCCTTTGCTGCAGGAATTGTCGAGGGTTTCCTGTGCAGCTCGGAATTTCAAGCAGAGGTAACTGCTCATACGatatatgaaaatgataataattataacacaactatttttattaaattttaccCGGAGGTTGTAGAACGAGAAAAGAACCATTAA